The DNA sequence GCAAAAGAAGCCCCTGAAGGACGCGCTCGGCGAGATGGTGACCATCGCCAACCCGCTCGACTACCACACCTTCGTCTGGGGCAACCGCGAGAAGCAGACGACCGCTTTCACCGCCATGATGAAGGGCGGTTATGCGATCAATCTGCTCGTGCTCGACTTCCCCCGCCTTGACCGCTGCGACCCGGCCGACTGGGAGACCACCTGCCATGCGGTGATCGACGCGGCACGGGCGACCGGCGCCCGCGCCGGTATCGTCGCAAGCCTCGGCGAGAACATGCCGGAGGCAACCGCCCTCTTCCTGATGAAGGCAGGCGTCGTACCCTTCTTCGGCATCGAGGAGGCACTGGCTGCGATCGAGACCGCGGCTGACATCGGCGCTGTCTGGGCAAGGCCCGTCCCGCCGCGTCTGCTCGACGGCGGCGGTAGCGCCGCTGGCGAACCCATAACGCTCAGCGAGCATCAGGCCAAATTGGAGCTTGCTGCCGCCGGCCTCGCCGTGCCGAAGGGCAAGACCGCGGCAACCGCCGAAGAGGCCGCAGCGGCTGCCGAAGCGCTCGGTTTCCCGGTCGTGCTGAAAGGCCTCGGTGTCGCTCACAAGACCGAAGCGGGTGCCGTGAAGCTCAACCTTTCAAGCCGCGACGAAGTACACGCGGCGGCTGAGGCCATGGCCGCGGTCGCCTCGGGCTATCTGGTCGAGAAGATGGTCGCCAAACCCGTTGCCGAACTCATCATCGGCGCCATGCGCGATCCGGTCGCCGGCCCCGTGCTGACGATCGGCGCCGGCGGCATCCTCGTGGAACTGCTCGACGATTCCGCCATCCTGACGCTGCCGACGACGCCGGAAGCGATCCGCGAGGCGATCGGCGGGCTGAAGATCCACAAGCTCATCGACGGCTATCGCGGCGCTCCGGCCGGCGATTTCGCTGCATTGACCGACGCTGTCGCCGCAGCGGCATCCTATGTCGTTGCAAACGCTTCGAATCTCGAAGAACTCGATATCAATCCATTGATGGTGTTGCCGAACGGCCAGGGTGCCGTTGCCGCCGACGCTCTCATTCGCCGGAGGAACTGACCCTCATGACCGGACCGATCCTTACACGCCGCGAAGGCGGCATTCTCGAAGTCACGATCGACCGGCCGAAGGCCAATGCCATCGATCTCGCGACCAGCCGGGTGATGGGCGAAATCTTCCGCGACTTCCGCGACGACGACAGCCTGCGTGTCGCGATCATCACCGGCGCCGGCGAGAAATTCTTCTGTCCGGGATGGGACTTGAAGGCGGCTGCCGACGGTGACGCGGTCGACGGCGACTATGGCGTCGGCGGTTTCGGCGGCATGCAGGAGTTGCGTGACCTCAACAAGCCGATCATCGCCGCCGTCAATGGCATCTGCTGCGGCGGCGGCCTAGAGATCGCGCTTTCGACCGACCTGATCCTGGCCGCCGAACACGCCACTTTCGCGCTGCCCGAGATCCGCTCCGGCACGGTTGCGGATGCCGCCTCGATCAAGCTGCCGAAGCGCATCCCCTACCACATCGCCATGGACATGCTTTTGACCGGCCGCTGGCTCGACGTGGCCGAAGCGCATCGTTGGGGTTTCGTCAACGAGATCCTGCCGGCAAGCAAATTGATGGAACGCGCCTGGGAGCTCGCGCGCCTGCTCGAAAGCGGCCCGCCACTGGTCTATGCCGCGATCAAGGAAGTGGTCCGTGCCGCCGAGGGCGAAGCATTCCAAACGACCATGAACAAGATCACCCAACGACAGTTCAAGACGGTCGACGTTCTCTATTCGAGCGAAGACCAGCTGGAGGGCGCACGCGCCTTCGCCGAGAAGCGCGACCCCGTGTGGAAGGGTCGCTAAAGCGGGGTGAAGAATGTGGGCAGTTTTTTGCCCGCGTTACGCCTTGAGCAGTACCCGCCAACCCTTGGCGGCGCAGGCAACAGAGCCGGACAACCGGCATCGGGACGTGACGAGACGCGCGGGCAACATCGCGCGCCATTGAACACGCATCCATAAGCCTAGCTTATGGAAATAAATTGTAATTTAGGGCGTTACAAGAACCGTTCCAGCGATTACGCTTATCGATCTGAACGAGACGCGCCCGGTCGAAGGAAGGAGAAAAGGCACCCAGACCAGCAACAAGCGGCCGTCCGGGCCGATCCGAAAGCCATCGATACAATGGCGATACGCAGCAATCTCTAACAACCACAACGAACGGCGAATGCCGACACAGAAGGGAACAGGGGAATGAGCGATTACAAGGATTACCTCACACGACAGGTCATGCTCGGCAAGATGAACCGGCGCGAGTTTCTCGGCCGCGCGGCTGCTGCCGGCATTCTCGCCTCGACGGCCGGCACTTTGTTTGCCACCAGCGCTGCAGCGCAGGAGCCCAAGCGCGGCGGCCATCTGAAACTCGGCCTTGAAGGTGCAGCGGCCACCGACTCGAAGGACCCGGCCAAGGCACTGTCGCAGTTCATGTTCGTCGTCGGCCGCAACTGGGGCGACATGCTGGTCGAAAGCCATCCGACAACGGGTGCACCGGTGCCGGCGCTTGCCGAATCCTGGGAGCCGTCCGCCGACGCATCGACATGGACCTTCACCATCCGCAAGGGCGTGAAATTCCATGACGGCAAGGAACTGACGCTCGACGACGTCATCAAGACCCTGCAGCGCCATACCGACGAAAAGTCGGAGTCCGGCGCGCTTGGCGTGATGAAGTCGATCAAGGAGATCAAGGCCGACGGCGACAAGCTGGTGCTGGTGCTGACGGAAGGCAATGCCGACCTGCCGCTGCTTCTGACCGACTACCACCTGATCATCCAGCCCGGTGGCGGCATCGACAAGCCGGACGCGATGATCGGCACCGGCCCCTTCAAGGTCACGAGCTTCGAGGCCGGCGTTCGCGCCACCTTCGAGCGCAACGCCGACGACTGGCGGACGGACCGCGGCTACGTGGATTCGGTGGAACTGATCGCCATGAACGATGCGACCGCTCGCATCGCCGCCCTTTCGTCCGGCCAGGTGCACTACATCAACCGCGTCGACCCGAAGACGGTCAACCTTCTGAAGAAGGCGCCGACGGTCGAGATCCTGAACACGTCAGGCCGCGGCCACTACGTGTTCATCATGCATTGCAACACGGCGCCTTTCGACAACAACGACCTGCGCATGGCGCTGAAATATTCGATGGACCGCGAAACCATGGTCCAGCGCATCCTCGGCGGCTACGGCAAGGTCGGCAACGACTTCCCGATCAACGACACCTATGCCCTCTTCCCCGAAGGCATCGAGCAGCGGGCCTATGACCCGGACAAGGCGGCCTTCCACTACAAGAAGTCCGGCCACAGCGGTCCGGTCCTCCTGCGCACCTCCGACGTCGCCTTCCCGGGTGCGGTCGACGCGGCCGTGCTCTACCAGGAAAGCGCCAAAAAGGCGGGCATCGAGATCGAGGTCAAGCGCGAGCCGGGCGACGGCTACTGGACCAACGTCTGGAACGTCCAGCCCTTCTCGACGTCCTACTGGGGCGGCCGTCCGACCCAGGACCAGATGTACTCGACCGCCTATCTTTCGACTGCCGACTGGAACGACACCCGCTTCAAGCGCCCGGACTTCGACAAGCTCCTGCTCGAAGCCCGTGCCGAGCTCGACGAGGCAAAGCGCAAGGACATGTACCGTACCATGGCCATGACGGTGCGTGACGAAGGCGGCCTGATCCTGCCGATGTTCAACGACTTCGTGAACGCCTCCACCAAGCAGGTGAAGGGCTACGTGCACGATATCGGCAACGACATGTCGAACGGCTACGTCGCAACCCGGGTCTGGCTGGACGCATGATGATGGAAAGCGGACCGCTCACTGGTCCGGTTTCGACGGATGGAACCGCGGGTGCAACACACCCGCGGTCTGCCGAACTTTCCGGAGTACCAGCAAAACCCAACCCTGCCGCCAGCCAAAGCGAAATCGGTGGCACCTTCTGGCGGCGCTTCACCTTCCGTCGCCCTCTCGCGGCGCTGATCCTGCAGCGC is a window from the Ensifer adhaerens genome containing:
- a CDS encoding acetate--CoA ligase family protein, with translation MTRSLDRLIRPRSIAVFGGKEARRVIEQCDKMGFTGEIWPVHPREAEILGRKCYRSVAELPSAPDASFVGVNRQLTIDIIRDLSARGSGGAVCYASGFREAASELDDGNDMQEALVLAAGAMPIVGPNCYGFINMLDGALLWPDQHGMQRVEKGVAILTQSSNIACNISMQTRGLPLAYVMTAGNQAQTGLSDIACAVLEDPRVTAVGLHIEGFDSVAALERLATRARELGKPVVTLKVGKSEAAQLATVSHTASLAGNDRVSSALLARLGIGRVDTLPALLETLKLLHVAGPLDSRDISSMSCSGGEASLMADAGERYRVNYRPLRDEQKKPLKDALGEMVTIANPLDYHTFVWGNREKQTTAFTAMMKGGYAINLLVLDFPRLDRCDPADWETTCHAVIDAARATGARAGIVASLGENMPEATALFLMKAGVVPFFGIEEALAAIETAADIGAVWARPVPPRLLDGGGSAAGEPITLSEHQAKLELAAAGLAVPKGKTAATAEEAAAAAEALGFPVVLKGLGVAHKTEAGAVKLNLSSRDEVHAAAEAMAAVASGYLVEKMVAKPVAELIIGAMRDPVAGPVLTIGAGGILVELLDDSAILTLPTTPEAIREAIGGLKIHKLIDGYRGAPAGDFAALTDAVAAAASYVVANASNLEELDINPLMVLPNGQGAVAADALIRRRN
- a CDS encoding carnitinyl-CoA dehydratase — translated: MTGPILTRREGGILEVTIDRPKANAIDLATSRVMGEIFRDFRDDDSLRVAIITGAGEKFFCPGWDLKAAADGDAVDGDYGVGGFGGMQELRDLNKPIIAAVNGICCGGGLEIALSTDLILAAEHATFALPEIRSGTVADAASIKLPKRIPYHIAMDMLLTGRWLDVAEAHRWGFVNEILPASKLMERAWELARLLESGPPLVYAAIKEVVRAAEGEAFQTTMNKITQRQFKTVDVLYSSEDQLEGARAFAEKRDPVWKGR
- a CDS encoding ABC transporter substrate-binding protein, translated to MSDYKDYLTRQVMLGKMNRREFLGRAAAAGILASTAGTLFATSAAAQEPKRGGHLKLGLEGAAATDSKDPAKALSQFMFVVGRNWGDMLVESHPTTGAPVPALAESWEPSADASTWTFTIRKGVKFHDGKELTLDDVIKTLQRHTDEKSESGALGVMKSIKEIKADGDKLVLVLTEGNADLPLLLTDYHLIIQPGGGIDKPDAMIGTGPFKVTSFEAGVRATFERNADDWRTDRGYVDSVELIAMNDATARIAALSSGQVHYINRVDPKTVNLLKKAPTVEILNTSGRGHYVFIMHCNTAPFDNNDLRMALKYSMDRETMVQRILGGYGKVGNDFPINDTYALFPEGIEQRAYDPDKAAFHYKKSGHSGPVLLRTSDVAFPGAVDAAVLYQESAKKAGIEIEVKREPGDGYWTNVWNVQPFSTSYWGGRPTQDQMYSTAYLSTADWNDTRFKRPDFDKLLLEARAELDEAKRKDMYRTMAMTVRDEGGLILPMFNDFVNASTKQVKGYVHDIGNDMSNGYVATRVWLDA